One window of Anaerolineales bacterium genomic DNA carries:
- a CDS encoding succinate dehydrogenase iron-sulfur subunit translates to MEITVKIFRYNPEKDMRGNYVTYKVEADPNDRILDLLEYIKGKTDGALSFRRSCAHGVCGSDAMRINGRNRLACKVLVRDVGENITIEPVLGMKVKKDLIVDMEPFFDNYRKMLPYLINDSPLPENGRERLQSPEQRARFDETTKCILCAACTTSCPSFWASDQYYGPAAMVTAHRFIFDSRDEGASQRLRILAETDGIARCHTAYSCTEACPREIQVTKAIGEVKMAIMTGRID, encoded by the coding sequence ATGGAAATTACGGTTAAGATTTTCCGTTACAACCCCGAGAAAGATATGCGCGGCAATTATGTGACCTACAAGGTCGAAGCCGACCCGAACGACCGCATCCTGGATCTGCTCGAATACATCAAGGGCAAGACCGACGGCGCGTTATCGTTCCGTCGTTCGTGCGCGCACGGCGTCTGCGGCTCGGATGCGATGCGCATCAACGGGCGGAACCGGCTGGCTTGCAAAGTACTCGTGCGCGATGTGGGCGAGAATATCACCATCGAGCCGGTGCTGGGCATGAAGGTCAAGAAGGATTTGATCGTGGACATGGAACCCTTCTTCGATAACTACAGGAAGATGCTGCCGTACCTGATCAACGACTCGCCTCTTCCTGAAAACGGACGCGAACGCCTCCAGTCGCCGGAACAGCGCGCGCGCTTCGATGAGACCACCAAATGCATTCTGTGCGCGGCTTGCACCACCTCCTGTCCATCGTTCTGGGCGAGCGATCAATATTATGGTCCGGCCGCCATGGTGACCGCCCACCGTTTCATCTTCGACAGCCGCGACGAAGGCGCATCCCAGCGGCTCAGAATCCTCGCAGAGACAGACGGCATCGCCCGCTGCCACACGGCTTACAGCTGCACGGAAGCCTGTCCGCGCGAGATCCAGGTGACGAAAGCCAT
- a CDS encoding FAD-binding protein — MPNVHQFEVIVVGAGGAGLMAGLYASKSAKTAVISKLYPTRSHTGAAQGGISAALGNYEEDKPEWHMYDTVKGSDYLGDQDAIEFMCNEAIDAVLELEHMGLPFDRTPEGKISQRPFGGHTNNETGKPVRRAAHAADRTGHMILQTLYQQCIKNNVTFFDEYQVVDFIMVDGKASGIVAIELATGELHTFHGKSIVFATGGHGRIFEVTSNAYAYTGDGAAILYRRGIPLEDMEFFQFHPTGIYKLGILITEGVRGEGGVLINGMGERFMPKYAPSVKDLASRDVVSRAILTEIKEGRGVDGKNYVWLDIRPETVNKFAAEDGRKNPDGSPYTITGDTVLKKIPDIIDFCRVYLGVDPITQMMPIQPTAHYTMGGIPTNKFGEVVVDDEGSKVPGLYAAGECACVSVHGANRLGTNSLLDLVVFGKHAGLKAAEYAKSAEWTRLPGDADSAARSEFEALRNGSGKENAFDLSNEMKSVMFRDVGIYRRENEMQSALEKVREMQVRYKDVRVSDTGTIFNTELLNAWELGNMLEVAEVIAMSALNRRESRGGHSREDYPERDDENWLKHTLVTKKNGKAEISYKPVVITKHQPKARVY, encoded by the coding sequence ATGCCGAATGTTCATCAATTCGAAGTGATCGTGGTCGGCGCGGGTGGGGCGGGGCTCATGGCGGGGTTGTACGCCTCCAAGTCCGCGAAGACGGCGGTCATCAGCAAGTTATATCCCACGCGCTCGCACACGGGCGCGGCGCAGGGCGGCATCTCCGCGGCGCTGGGAAACTATGAGGAAGACAAACCCGAATGGCACATGTACGATACCGTCAAAGGGTCGGACTATCTCGGAGACCAGGATGCCATCGAGTTCATGTGCAATGAAGCCATCGATGCCGTTCTTGAGTTGGAACACATGGGACTGCCTTTCGACAGGACTCCCGAAGGCAAAATTTCGCAGCGTCCGTTCGGCGGGCATACCAACAACGAAACGGGCAAACCCGTCCGCCGCGCCGCTCATGCCGCGGACCGTACCGGTCACATGATCCTGCAAACGCTGTATCAGCAGTGCATCAAGAACAACGTGACCTTCTTCGATGAATACCAGGTCGTGGACTTCATCATGGTGGACGGCAAGGCTTCGGGCATTGTCGCGATCGAATTAGCGACGGGAGAGCTCCACACTTTTCATGGAAAATCAATTGTCTTTGCCACAGGCGGACACGGGCGCATTTTCGAAGTGACATCCAATGCCTATGCCTACACGGGCGACGGCGCAGCCATCCTGTATCGGCGCGGCATTCCGCTCGAGGACATGGAGTTCTTTCAATTCCATCCGACGGGTATTTACAAACTCGGTATTCTCATCACCGAAGGCGTGCGCGGCGAAGGCGGCGTGTTGATCAACGGCATGGGCGAGCGCTTTATGCCGAAGTATGCGCCATCGGTCAAGGACCTTGCTTCGCGCGATGTGGTCTCGCGCGCGATATTGACCGAGATCAAGGAAGGGCGCGGCGTGGATGGGAAGAATTATGTCTGGCTGGATATCCGCCCGGAGACGGTGAACAAGTTTGCGGCGGAGGATGGAAGGAAGAATCCGGACGGCTCTCCCTACACCATCACCGGGGATACCGTCTTGAAAAAGATTCCCGACATCATCGATTTCTGCCGCGTCTACCTCGGCGTGGACCCGATAACCCAGATGATGCCCATCCAGCCGACGGCTCATTACACGATGGGCGGCATTCCCACCAATAAATTCGGCGAAGTGGTCGTGGACGATGAAGGCTCAAAAGTCCCCGGTTTGTATGCGGCGGGCGAGTGTGCGTGTGTCTCCGTGCATGGAGCGAACCGGCTTGGGACAAACTCCCTGCTCGACCTGGTCGTGTTCGGAAAACATGCAGGACTCAAAGCGGCGGAGTACGCCAAATCCGCTGAATGGACCAGGCTGCCTGGGGACGCAGACTCAGCCGCGAGGTCCGAATTTGAGGCGCTGCGCAATGGGTCGGGAAAAGAGAACGCGTTCGACCTGTCCAACGAGATGAAGAGCGTCATGTTCCGCGATGTGGGCATCTACCGCAGGGAGAATGAGATGCAATCGGCTCTGGAGAAGGTGCGTGAGATGCAGGTGCGGTACAAGGATGTCCGTGTGAGCGACACGGGTACGATCTTCAACACCGAGTTGTTGAATGCGTGGGAACTCGGCAACATGCTCGAAGTGGCGGAGGTGATCGCGATGAGCGCGTTGAACCGCAGGGAAAGCCGCGGCGGCCATTCGCGCGAGGATTATCCCGAACGCGACGATGAGAACTGGTTGAAACATACGCTGGTGACGAAGAAGAACGGCAAGGCGGAGATTTCGTACAAGCCGGTCGTGATTACGAAACACCAGCCTAAGGCGAGAGTGTATTAA